aaacacaaatactcaaagcatattaatcatttatacctaagggtgcctgatgtggaacgctaggtttcctaataactattccagtgtgtcgacccttaactcttctactggagttgactccgcctctatgcacggagtgggggttagtcctaataccagaggatcGACAAGTATAATCTGGATAGAACGTACATctgaaaaagtagggtcgaacaggattgccatcccactcgtggtcagcctcgatcttacgggccatcatagtgagcgttCCAAAGTGCTCGTGAACATACTCGTATAGCTCATCAAACTCTGGTCCTAATCtcctgacatatctacgattaattGTCTCATTATCTTTATCTAGATCTGGGACTCCCTCGACCATACGTAAAAAGTCAGTGGAACacagtcccactggtagtattcctccagaaaaggagcgcatttgtctcctaacctgattcaaaaccCCTTGTGCCTGGCCATTTACTAGCCCtccatcttctctcaaattgcggtacctCCGCACATTGGACCAGAAATGTTTACTTCGGTACTCCTCGACGTCTGACTtatctgataactcttcttcttcaaagtccTCTTCTTGATGAACTTATTCTGATTCTTCCTCACTTTCTTCATTGTACTCCATTTCAAGCAagtgagttctacctctaaccctaAAAGAACTATCAatttctgatactgacatgaaaccattctgatatatctcaGGTGATCTCCTAGCATCTGAGTGTaatccattctggtggacttcagatggtccgcctatttcgttgtgaaatccattttgacaGATAGGAGGTGCTTCCTCCCATTCCTctgcagcatgtgactgagctccgttctgcccagacatgctaaaaagaaacaacTCCAATgccagcgaccatctgagccctctTTTTCCTTGCTTAACTTCAATATCATCTCGTAAGGCATCACAAACATTAAATTCAAATCAATCTATACGTAATTCGCAAATACGTAATCACTGAATATCCCTTacacaagtaataaacacttagttgccttatcCGCTCATATACACAAATATTCATCACTTCTCCATTTAACCATCTCGGTTCGCACGCTTTATGGAACTTACTAATAATGCACACatcaatcaaatgcaaacaactaaggtttgactcttttgctgcagtagttcctaggtttacttactgacagagtttcacaattcagacagacatccaaaacaaactagcagtggtaactggaccaactgctctcaaaacaattatcaaaacaaacttgcagtggtaactggaccaactgctctgataccaacattgtcacgacccaaattattgagccgcgaccggcgctagggaacgggagtggtagctccagaacccgtagcaagccttaaatcactattaatttttcgcaaaataataaacaaatagcataaagcaacagaagcaagtatacataacatgtatacacaaacatttacactaactgttctgttatcctcgcgggctttggttaccgtacctcgtacgaactggcctcgcggtactatgttcctcagttagtgtatccaacatatcactggcacctagtgccgtgcacaacatataaaacacgtagcctacagaAACATATAAACTGggcagcaagtaatatgtacactcaatgtgtactgctgtctaggctacgactctgtcacacgggaccactactgcagcattcacagaagtcagaaactatacatatacagctgacttctgggcttcaaaattggcctctagctaagtccacacactaagcacctggaaacatcaaaggtgaggggtcagtatttgggaaatactgagtgagttgacatttactaacaatattagtataaaaacatagcatcgcattccaagaaaataataatatgaaacatataaacacgtatttgatccgtacgaaactaatatcctagcatgcgacacatctctcgaataatcatatatcattcaacccaatcgtaaatatcaattgcgagtccaactcgctggtggcccagccactagatacggggacttccaggctacaccgtagccgagttcactctcgtatcgaaatcatatacccaatcgtaaatttcatattcatcaacagctcccagctgtgttaaatcatttctcaatgcaaacatactagactgactcgatactggtgatcacacagcctattgacacccaataggtagctagtttcttcggatcgcatactagttctcgtatatatagattaagtaaacatataacatttcaatcaattatatgtaatgcgatacgtataaacagtatatatatctatataaaataactttaatatataatacacgaaagtaaagtgcaactcacagtgaccgcaatccaatcacaaatatggtcgatgaaatgatatgcccttgctatcccacgtctactgacctctctgctctgacacgtctgataaataattaatgtttaatgattagacgtgaatctcgtattcctatacgtataatgcttttaagttttaaggtttagtttcatttcgatgaagttttaaggagttttcaggacagtgcgcaggtgctgcctgcacactgacactgtttagtaaaacgacgatctctcccaattgaaccgtcggatcgagatgaaatttaacagaggcgttcctaagaggcaaatctataaactgaccgttggaattttgaatctgccaagtttagggtagtgtgcgaacgcacacaatgagtgtgcgaacgcacaccctaaatttcaaggagtgtgcgaacgcacactcaatgtgtgcgaacgcacacccttgacagccccccgaaaagtcgttttccggggcttttcagctatcccgacgtgctatacatccaactatacaaaacccgcatctcggtttttattaaaacgctataataacttcaaaaacgtcaaattcaatccaaacaaaaTCCTAACTCAAAACAGCCCTTAAACTCATCATTTTCAAGCTAAAAACCGAcctattaccttgatttgatgcttaggGTTGATAGAggcttcgattctgaagaaatcgccgcgaaaatcactcgaatcggacgtcgaacggcgaaacggcggcgaaacgacggtatcgtcgatattttcctccatttctctcgatccttctgctccctctctgattcatatctttatttcttatatcatttggctaaagtgccattttagtccttgtcctttttgtttcttaccatttatcgtttaaacttttcttttatacgatttagtccataactaaatcgataaatccttttattataacttatacgtattatttatatccaataaataatacgaaacccgatattaatactttcctgtcaaaatccaaaagttccattttcgacacaaagtagctaaattaccactttggtccctgtactttattttggacttttcttgacattttttttccttttaattccaattctaactttacaattgaaatataaccttaattttctcataattaattttccaaaaccaatctactaaaacttatttatcggaaaactttcctattttgccactctggcaaatccaaactggacacgtggtccaattaaataattaaataatttggggtattacaccagCTATGATTAACTGATGATGAACAGTCGACAATTACGCTCGAAGATGTTATTGATGACAACGCTGATGCAAAAGCTGAACTGAGTCTGGTTGGAAAACTACTAACGCAAAAGACTACAATCTCACTCATCTGAAGAACGCACTCCATAGTGCATGGCGGCTGGTCAAAGGATTTAATATCACAGATATAGGGAATGATCTCTTTGTCTGTGAATTCTTTTCGAAGAATGATAAAAATAGAGTTATACAGGAGGGTCCGTGGAATTTTGATAAACAATTGATTCTCTTTGAACAATTGTCAGGAAACATGCAACCAAGCAACACAGTTCTGAATAACTGTGTGGTATGGGTTCGGATTTATAATTTGCCCATGAACTGTAGGGGGGTAGCTGCATTAAGCAAAATTGGAGCGAAGGTAGGGAGGGTTGTGGAAGTTGATAACGTGATTGGAGAATGCTATCGTTTCGGTAGGGTTAGAGTCAGGTTGGATGTCTCAAAACCAATCATACGGGGCACACAAAATTATCAATCCACTTGGAGAACTTTGTTGGATTCCATTTAAGTACGAACGCCtctaaattttttgttattgGTGCGGTATGCTCGACCATCTAGGAGAAGCCGGAGGAGACTGAGGTTTCTGACTGGCCATATGGACCAAGTCTTCGTGCCACACCACGAAAGCGAAGTCTGATGGGGAACAGACCTGGAAATTCTGTGAGACATAAAGGAGTGGAGGAGCAGAGGGCTACGGGCTCACCATTGTCCTGTGATGGGAATCCAATAGGGGTCAGGAGATCGTTGAATCTCAGTCATGATGGACAAACTGATAATATTGCCAGGGTCACTGTTTTGACGCAACAGGTTGGGAGCAGCAGTAAGGAAACTAACGTTGTGCCATCTCAAAGTGAAACAGGAGGAGAAGTAGCAGCACAATTTTGATGGTCTTGTGGAGGTAGACATTGTCCAAGCTCAGCTGGGCAAGACTGCAATTATTGATGTCTCTCCAGGCACTGATACAGCAGGTAAAAAAACAAGCAAGGTGAGTTCCTGGACTCGGGCAAAATCTGGTACAGAAGTTAGGAAAATGGAGAAGGGCAGCTCTAGCAAGAAAACAACAGCAAAGCGACCCCGTAGTCTGGCTCAGGAAGATGATTCTGATGACCTTTTCTCAAAGAAAGTTAGAGATGGGTTGACGAATAGGTTCGAAACAATTGAGATATCGGCGGAGACTGGCGTCCAGTCTCGCTGGATGCAATGAAACTCTTCAATTGGAACCTCCAGGGATTGGGGAATCCTTGGACGGTTAGGGCCCTcaaattatttgttaaaaataattccCCAgacattttctttttaatagaaACAAAGTTATTACAAAGCGAATTCAGTAGCATTAGTCGTAGTTTTAAtacttttaattgttttattgttGATTCCGACGGCAGAAAGGGTGGTCTTGCTTTATTCTGGAGGAGGAGTATTGATGTCAGTATTGTTAACTCTTCCAAAAACCAGGTTGAATTTGTGGTTAGTGATCATAATAGTAACTTGTCTTGGCGAGGTATAGGTATTTATGGGTGGCCGGAAGCTCAGAATAAGTCTCGGACCTGTGAGCTTATAAGAAATTCCCGGGGAGCTACCTCACAAGCTCTAGTTCTCTTTGGAGACTTCAATCTCCATTTGCTTCATGATGAGAAGGAGGGTGGTCGTATTAGTGACCAAAGGGAATTGACAGAATTCAAAGAAGCTGTTGACTCGTGTGGGGTGGAGGATTTGGGTTGTAACGGAGGGCTATTTACATGGTCTAACGGTCACAGCGGTGATAATCTTATTCAGATTAGGTTGGATCGATTTTTTGCGAATCAGAGATGGCAAGAAGCTTACCCGGGTTGGTGTGTCTCTCACCTAGCAAAATACAAGTCGGATCACTGCCCCATCCTTCTTAATACTTGCAGACCTTCATCTAGTCTTGGCGAGAACAAGAAGGAGAAGATATTCCGGTTTGAGCAAATGTGGATGACCCACGAGCATTTCGATGATATCGTCAAGTCAGCTTGGAACGGTGGGAACAGTTGGTCGGATGGTATCATGGCAAGATTGGAAGGTTGTGGTAATAGTTTAAAAGGTTGGGCTTCCTCCACTTTTGGCAACATAAATAAGcagaaaaaagataaaatggcCGAGCTGCTCCTTTTGCAGAATAGCCATGATCAGGTCCAAAGTGGTGGACGTTTGACGGAGATGATAGCTGATCTGGATGCTCTCCTTGCGCAGGAAGAAATTATGTGGAAACAGAGATCTCGGGCAGATTGGCTTAGAGAAGGGGACCGGAACATAAAATTTTTTCATAACAAAGCTTCCAACCGCAAGAAGAATAATTTTATCCAACGAATCCGCGACAAGACTGGAGAATGGAGACATGGTATGGCGGTGAACTCAGTTATTGAAAATTACTACAAGCAGCTATTTACAACATGTAATCCAACGAACCAAGAGAGAGTAACAGATTGCATTGATTCAGCGTTAAGACTTGAGCAGATTCAAGGCCTCCAAAAACCTTTTCGGGAAGAGGAGATCTTAGTAGCGTTGAAGCAAATGGGTTCGCTGAAGGCCCCAGGCCCTGATGAGATGCCGGTTCTTTTCTATAACTCTTATTGGCATGTTGTTGGTCGCGATGTGATTAAATGTGTCCTTGATTTCCTGCACACGGATATTATGCCAAACCGTGCTAATCATACTTTTCTGACACTGATTCCGAAAACCGCAGCCCCTGAATCTATGAAAGATCTCCGACCAATTAGCTTGTGCAATGTCATCTATAAGATTATGGCTAAAGTCCTCGCTAACAGACTGAAAAGGGTCCTCTCGGATCTTATCGATGAATCACAAAGCGCTTTTGTCTCAGGCAGGCTGATTACGGACAACGCTATGATAGCTTTCGAGATCTTCCACTCTATATCTAAACGCTCCCAGGGCAGAACGGGATCGGTTGCTCTTAAATTAGATATGAGTAAGGCGTATGACAGAGTAGAATGGAGCTTTATCAAGTGCGTTATGGAGAAGATGGGGTTTCCCAATCACTTTATTAGGCTCATTATGACTTGTGTCTCGACGGTATCGTTCACCTTCTTGATCAATGGCTCGCCGGTTGGTCTTATTCATCCTCAGCGTGGGCTTCGACAAGGTGATCCTCTCTCCCCATACCTATTTCTCCTTTGCTCTGAGGGGTTCTCCGCACTGATTAGAAGAGGTGTTCGAGATAAAACAATCTCTGGCGGCAGGGCAGGTAGAGGAGGGCCGCGCATTAGCCATTTGTTATTTGTAGACGACAGTGTTCTTTTCATCAAGGCAGCTCGTCGGGAAGCAAATGCTCTAAAGGATATCATCAGAGTATACGAACAAGCTTCAGGGCAAGTTGTCAACTCTGAGAAGTCAGAGATGTTCTTTAGTGCAGGGGTTAATTCGGCTAACCAGGAGATGTTAGAAGGGGTGCTGGGGTTTCGCGTTGTGGAGCGGTTTAAGAAGTACCTCAGTATGCCTACGCTTATTGGTCGGTCAAAAAAGCCTATCTTTGCTTTTCTTCGTGATCGTCTCCATAAGAGAATTTTAGGCTGGAAGGAGAGGTTTCTATGGAAAGTAGGGAGGGAAGTTCTCATAAAATCCATAGCGCAATCCATCCCGACCTACATTATGAGCTATTTTGCTCTCCCAATCTCCTTCTGCAACGAGATGAGAAGTATCATTGCAAAGTTTTTCTGGAGTGGTACTGATGACCAGAAAAAAATCCATTGGGTGAGTTGGCAATCCATTTGCAAGCCAAAAAATGATGGTGGCCTTGGCTTTCGCAATATTCGCGCTTTTAATTTAGCAATGCTCGCAAAACAAGCGTGGAAATTTGCTCATAACCCTTCGTCCCTTTGCGCTAGAGTTTTCAAGGCGAAGTATCACCCGGGACATGATTTTTTGCAGGCTACGAGTCGGAGAGGAGCCAGTTTTGTTTGGCAGAGCATAATGGAGGGGAAAAATTTCCTCGACTCCGGGTTAGCTTGGCGAGTAGGTAACGGAACGTCCATTGATGTGGTTAGTGACAACTGGATATCGACGACAGATTTTATGAAGCCGGTTGGAGTTTCGAATGTTGCGACGGGCTGTAAGGTGAGTTATTTTTTGAGCAATGACGGGTCTTGGGATATTGATAAGGTTAATAACTGTTTCTTGCCTAGCGATGTGTCTAATATTCTAAAGATCCCTCTCAGTAGGAACCTCCCTCCGGATAAGCTCTTTTGGTCGTTGAACAGAAACGGCTTCTACACCGTGAAGTCCGGTTACTATCAGGCCTGTAAGGTGTTGGAGAGAGGAGCAGCGTCATCCTCTTCAGGAACTCAGAACGACAGTTTGTGGTCTCGGATTTGGCGTAGCCCTGTTCAGCCAAAAATTAGACATTTCCTTTGGAGAATTTTGCATGAGGCTCTCCCATGCAACGTAAAATTATCAAGAAGAGTCCCTGTAGTCCCCATGCTTTGACCGCGTTGTGAAAATATGCAAGAAACCCAACTGCATGCCTTGAAGGATTGTGAAGTTGTTCGTGGCCTATGGTTGTTGTCTCCTTTGAACTTGAGAACTGACAGATTTCAATGCAACAACATGAAGGAATGGATTTCGCAGATGTTTACTTCTCTCAGGGACGATGAGCTCCAGTTATTTATTCTGAGTCTTTGGACTATTTGGACAGACCGAAATAATATTGTCTTTGGGAATTATAGACAGCCGCCTGAGAGGTTGTTTGCACGCAGGATAATAATGCTCGATCTGATAGGGTTTCCAAAGCCCTCCAACCTGCTGCTTCGGTTGATTGGCAACCCCCACCACCAAACGCGCTGAAGACGAACTCTGACGCCGCTATTTCTGTGAGAAACCATTCAGCTGTTGTTAGCGCAGTGTACAGGAATTCTTCCGGAGCTGTCATCAGGTGGGGAATCAAGCAAATTCAGGGTGTTACAAATGTAGAAAACACTGAAACTCAAGCTATTCTTCTTGGCCTCCAAATTTCAGCGGATATTCCTTGCGACCTTCTGATATGTGAATCAGACGCAGTTAATGTAATCAACAGGGTTCGAAATCCAGTTAGTGCCATCGACCCCATCCAGTTGATTGTTGATGATTGCCTGGCCGTAGTGGGTAACCGTAATGTGGCATTTCAGCATGTCCGAAGACAGTGTAACCAAGTTGCACATTCCCTAGCTAAATGGGGTATTTTTATCGGCAAAGATTGTATCTCTGACGAGAATGTTCCTTTCCCAGTCAATGAACTTGTTAATCTTTTCTCTTAATTAAAAAAGTTCAATCTTTCCTCTAAAAAAAGGATTAATTTATAATGAAAATCAAAATTCccattttgttttttgaaaatcGAGTTAGATTGATGCATTATATATCTAGATATTAATTccagtattatttatttatgggttaattgcaaattaatacacaaactttaccccaatttgcaattacaacacgaactttaaaacttggcaaattggtacaccgattttcattttttggcgaattgatacaccgaactagaaaaacactaacgtggacattgtcatatacagccacgtgttgttgtatgattggtcggtgtaccaatttgccaaaaaaatgaaagttgatgtattaaattgccaagtttcaaagttcgtgttgtaattgcaaattaggataaagttcgtgtattaatttgcaattaaccctttatttatttatacagttttaattaacaatttatcagCAGTTTTAATAACTATtaatgtttttatataattgaaaagaaGAGAACAATTGTGAAAAAATTGAACCGACGATCTAagcggtttttaaaattttactgctttaattattattattttagccaaaagtgCATCTAAAGCAAAAGACAAGTTTCCTCTGGCACAGGTGGCCCTAATAATACTAAAGTAACCTTGATATGTAAATGCTGGATTGTCTATTTTGGCTgtcactaaatttttaaattatttaatttaaacttttgaattataattcatCTCACTTagtaactaaattgtaattttattttaacaaattttattttaattcaaacaaaattatTCTAATGTGCCAATCAATTTCAACATTTATATCACATGatacattattattttatatgaacACATAAACAACAAAGAATCAACTTAGCAATTTCGTGTTGTCATTAAAAAATATTCCCCTTGagtaaaattaaagtataataaattaaaataaaataaagaattttgtgatataaataaaatagctcaaaattttagttattttttagatAATTCATTCGGTAAATGATATTTGGTTATCTAAATGACGATGTCAATTATCAAACTCTAGACTTTTTGATCACAGAAGCTCTTATTGCATGAACATTCTATAT
This window of the Mercurialis annua linkage group LG5, ddMerAnnu1.2, whole genome shotgun sequence genome carries:
- the LOC126681482 gene encoding uncharacterized protein LOC126681482, coding for MQETQLHALKDCEVVRGLWLLSPLNLRTDRFQCNNMKEWISQMFTSLRDDELQLFILSLWTIWTDRNNIDNNARSDRVSKALQPAASVDWQPPPPNALKTNSDAAISVRNHSAVVSAVYRNSSGAVIRWGIKQIQGVTNVENTETQAILLGLQISADIPCDLLICESDAVNVINRVRNPVSAIDPIQLIVDDCLAVVGNRNVAFQHVRRQCNQVAHSLAKWGIFIGKDCISDENVPFPVNELVNLFS